A window of Mercenaria mercenaria strain notata chromosome 16, MADL_Memer_1, whole genome shotgun sequence contains these coding sequences:
- the LOC123540491 gene encoding uncharacterized protein LOC123540491 isoform X2, translated as MDMKTYKCPINRFHRLEYAIVNSEELHERFENIPAIPKNGDTLEAPNFDFVEINICKHRSESNYPASLNEIISDGNINDTDEFQCRRKRIKHNDISLMILSSSTKEDISDTDSIKVYVASGMEDEAKTIKYIKRFGSCHDIVTQKECISQAVCNLLERIALKSLKPKCESLNSFLHGNATMARKRTKSAALRRPNHKRLCKDPSSGVSMSRNKHQIYDVESCNHIGETGNQMSKYRQGNKDEQEAESLLEEMLALFDISNVPECDRPVATKKENKKISKKLRKSLFALSPSIKRIAYRYNKFYVYAVKERKEYEMERNQKIRDVLKEHGIDECEIAPCSEHIKELSHVGAKIRAGETKYGTLSCFINIRERRRRRERQGFVLSKHVAQGCTNVYIANGRRRQLGTILPETNRYEHGSLDIAAAELHEEIRQIDTTFRDSRADPLNGCLHRYTGADKIVRTGRKVHIWGANSRPGLGVITAPEVIYDGMKNPLIQVEDKDVTDGMRFAEEGDSGAIVCADDPDKKCVHALAMVVGTPTDETGEASANSKREYLTLPLSKGFEQIEKAINGDIELI; from the exons ATGGATATGAAGACATATAAGTGTCCTATAAATCGTTTCCATCGCCTTGAATATGCGATTGTTAACTCAGAAGAGCTTCACGAAAGATTTGAGAACATTCCTGCAATTCCAAAAAATGGAGACACGTTAGAAGCACCAAATTTCGATTTTGTTGAGATCAACATCTGCAAACACAGGAGTGAAAGCAATTATCCAGCATCGCTCAACGAAATAATCTCAGACGGAAATATAAATGACACAGATGAGTTTCAATGTCGTAGGAAAAGAATTAAGCATAATGATATATCGTTGATGATTTTGTCGTCAAGCACTAAAGAAGACATTTCAGATACAGATAGCATTAAAGTTTACGTTGCAAGTGGGATGGAAGACGAAgcaaaaactataaaatatataaaaaggttCGGAAGTTGCCATGACATTGTAACTCAAAAAGAATGTATCTCGCAGGCTGTTTGCAACTTGTTAGAACGAATTGCGCTAAAGTCGTTGAAACCAAAATGCGAAAGTCTGAATTCATTTCTTCATGGTAATGCAACCATGGCAAGAAAGAGAACGAAATCAGCTGCCCTCCGACGGCCGAACCATAAACGACTTTGCAAAGATCCCAGCAGTGGTGTCAGTATGTCAA gAAACAAACACCAAATCTATGACGTAGAGAGCTGCAACCATATTGGAGAAACGGGAAATCAAATGTCAAAATATCGACAAGGCAACAAAGATGAGCAAGAAGCTGAAAGCCTACTGGAGGAGATGTTGGCTTTATTTGACATAAGCAATGTACCTGAATGTGATAGACcagttgcgacaaagaaagaaaacaagaaaataagtaaaaaa TTAAGAAAATCCCTTTTTGCACTGAGCCCTTCAATCAAGCGTATAGCGTACCGCTATAACAAGTTCTATGTGTATGCggtgaaagaaagaaaagaatatGAAATGGAACGTAACCAAAAAATCAGAGATGTTTTGAAGGAACATGGAATTGATGAATGTGAAATAGCTCCTTGTTCTGAACATATCAAGGAATTAAGTCATGTTGGAGCAAAGATAAGGGCCGGGGAAACAAAATATGGAACACTCagttgttttataaatattcGAGAAAGACGGAGACGTCGAGAAAGACAGGGTTTTGTTCTGTCAAAGCATGTTGCACAAGGTTGCACGAATGTGTACATAGCAAATGGAAGAAGAAGACAGCTAGGCACAattttaccggaaacaaacagaTATGAGCACGGAAGTCTTGACATAGCTGCTGCAGAGCTGCATGAAGAAATACGGCAGATAGATACAACATTTAGAGATTCAAGAGCTGATCCACTTAACGGTTGTCTGCATCGGTATACCGGAGCAGATAAGATTGTACGCACAGGAAGAAAGGTACATATTTGGGGAGCAAACTCAAGGCCTGGACTGGGAGTAATTACGGCGCCTGAAGTGATTTATGATGGAATGAAGAATCCGCTGATTCAAGTGGAAGATAAAGACGTGACTGATGGAATGCGTTTCGCCGAAGAAGGTGATAGTGGGGCTATAGTATGCGCGGATGACCCAGATAAGAAATGCGTTCATGCTTTAGCCATGGTAGTTGGTACACCTACAGATGAAACGGGAGAAGCAAGTGCAAATTCGAAACGAGAATATCTAACGCTTCCTCTATCGAAGGGGTTTGAACAAATAGAGAAAGCAATAAATGGAGATATTGAGCTGATTTAG
- the LOC123540491 gene encoding uncharacterized protein LOC123540491 isoform X1 — protein sequence MDMKTYKCPINRFHRLEYAIVNSEELHERFENIPAIPKNGDTLEAPNFDFVEINICKHRSESNYPASLNEIISDGNINDTDEFQCRRKRIKHNDISLMILSSSTKEDISDTDSIKVYVASGMEDEAKTIKYIKRFGSCHDIVTQKECISQAVCNLLERIALKSLKPKCESLNSFLHGNATMARKRTKSAALRRPNHKRLCKDPSSGVSMSSKTSLSRNKHQIYDVESCNHIGETGNQMSKYRQGNKDEQEAESLLEEMLALFDISNVPECDRPVATKKENKKISKKLRKSLFALSPSIKRIAYRYNKFYVYAVKERKEYEMERNQKIRDVLKEHGIDECEIAPCSEHIKELSHVGAKIRAGETKYGTLSCFINIRERRRRRERQGFVLSKHVAQGCTNVYIANGRRRQLGTILPETNRYEHGSLDIAAAELHEEIRQIDTTFRDSRADPLNGCLHRYTGADKIVRTGRKVHIWGANSRPGLGVITAPEVIYDGMKNPLIQVEDKDVTDGMRFAEEGDSGAIVCADDPDKKCVHALAMVVGTPTDETGEASANSKREYLTLPLSKGFEQIEKAINGDIELI from the exons ATGGATATGAAGACATATAAGTGTCCTATAAATCGTTTCCATCGCCTTGAATATGCGATTGTTAACTCAGAAGAGCTTCACGAAAGATTTGAGAACATTCCTGCAATTCCAAAAAATGGAGACACGTTAGAAGCACCAAATTTCGATTTTGTTGAGATCAACATCTGCAAACACAGGAGTGAAAGCAATTATCCAGCATCGCTCAACGAAATAATCTCAGACGGAAATATAAATGACACAGATGAGTTTCAATGTCGTAGGAAAAGAATTAAGCATAATGATATATCGTTGATGATTTTGTCGTCAAGCACTAAAGAAGACATTTCAGATACAGATAGCATTAAAGTTTACGTTGCAAGTGGGATGGAAGACGAAgcaaaaactataaaatatataaaaaggttCGGAAGTTGCCATGACATTGTAACTCAAAAAGAATGTATCTCGCAGGCTGTTTGCAACTTGTTAGAACGAATTGCGCTAAAGTCGTTGAAACCAAAATGCGAAAGTCTGAATTCATTTCTTCATGGTAATGCAACCATGGCAAGAAAGAGAACGAAATCAGCTGCCCTCCGACGGCCGAACCATAAACGACTTTGCAAAGATCCCAGCAGTGGTGTCAGTATGTCAAGTAAGACATCACTATCaa gAAACAAACACCAAATCTATGACGTAGAGAGCTGCAACCATATTGGAGAAACGGGAAATCAAATGTCAAAATATCGACAAGGCAACAAAGATGAGCAAGAAGCTGAAAGCCTACTGGAGGAGATGTTGGCTTTATTTGACATAAGCAATGTACCTGAATGTGATAGACcagttgcgacaaagaaagaaaacaagaaaataagtaaaaaa TTAAGAAAATCCCTTTTTGCACTGAGCCCTTCAATCAAGCGTATAGCGTACCGCTATAACAAGTTCTATGTGTATGCggtgaaagaaagaaaagaatatGAAATGGAACGTAACCAAAAAATCAGAGATGTTTTGAAGGAACATGGAATTGATGAATGTGAAATAGCTCCTTGTTCTGAACATATCAAGGAATTAAGTCATGTTGGAGCAAAGATAAGGGCCGGGGAAACAAAATATGGAACACTCagttgttttataaatattcGAGAAAGACGGAGACGTCGAGAAAGACAGGGTTTTGTTCTGTCAAAGCATGTTGCACAAGGTTGCACGAATGTGTACATAGCAAATGGAAGAAGAAGACAGCTAGGCACAattttaccggaaacaaacagaTATGAGCACGGAAGTCTTGACATAGCTGCTGCAGAGCTGCATGAAGAAATACGGCAGATAGATACAACATTTAGAGATTCAAGAGCTGATCCACTTAACGGTTGTCTGCATCGGTATACCGGAGCAGATAAGATTGTACGCACAGGAAGAAAGGTACATATTTGGGGAGCAAACTCAAGGCCTGGACTGGGAGTAATTACGGCGCCTGAAGTGATTTATGATGGAATGAAGAATCCGCTGATTCAAGTGGAAGATAAAGACGTGACTGATGGAATGCGTTTCGCCGAAGAAGGTGATAGTGGGGCTATAGTATGCGCGGATGACCCAGATAAGAAATGCGTTCATGCTTTAGCCATGGTAGTTGGTACACCTACAGATGAAACGGGAGAAGCAAGTGCAAATTCGAAACGAGAATATCTAACGCTTCCTCTATCGAAGGGGTTTGAACAAATAGAGAAAGCAATAAATGGAGATATTGAGCTGATTTAG